One window of Brevibacterium pigmentatum genomic DNA carries:
- a CDS encoding DUF2190 family protein, with the protein MAKNQKYPENKHIALTADKAYKSGQAVAIGAYRGVALIDAEQGDRVTVWLDGSWEIDVTGALTEGQVVYLGSSGLTATANDTPWGVSNQAKATGTGPAEVAPFGAVPPAPAGA; encoded by the coding sequence ATGGCGAAGAACCAGAAGTACCCCGAGAACAAGCACATCGCCCTCACCGCCGACAAGGCCTACAAGTCCGGTCAGGCTGTCGCGATCGGCGCCTACCGCGGTGTCGCCCTCATCGACGCCGAACAGGGCGACCGAGTCACCGTGTGGCTCGACGGTTCCTGGGAGATCGACGTCACCGGCGCCCTCACCGAAGGGCAGGTCGTCTACCTCGGCTCCAGCGGTCTCACCGCAACCGCGAACGACACCCCATGGGGTGTGTCGAACCAGGCCAAGGCCACCGGCACCGGCCCCGCCGAAGTCGCACCGTTCGGTGCCGTCCCGCCCGCCCCTGCTGGCGCCTGA
- a CDS encoding phage minor head protein, protein MAITELTLRRAAELRAMVDDYVDASTRALTARWAQAWQEVAQEWQDTIAVILAKKAAGEPLTPAQITNLARTQRALAMTAAKLRELAAELGPLLEDSVREVVERTADLTTAVAASQMPPVDSKLLPSFTRVDQSALEQIIERSLGQIHASSLPLSDEAVDAMKSALIRAVPSGWHPDRAAREMLKRARSGFNGGLTRALRIARTEQLDAHRAANRAQNIANPTVTAVVWHAELSSRTCPSCIAKHGTEYPPDTEGPFDHQNGRCTFIPKTKSWRDLGFDIDEPPDIIPSAEDWIANNPHDAVAALGPDRYRMLQDGQISLADMARRVDNPDWRPSYQATPLADLRRKANP, encoded by the coding sequence GTGGCCATCACAGAGTTGACGCTACGTCGGGCCGCCGAATTGCGAGCCATGGTCGACGACTATGTTGACGCCTCCACCCGGGCACTCACTGCCCGCTGGGCGCAAGCCTGGCAGGAAGTTGCCCAGGAGTGGCAGGACACGATCGCCGTCATCCTCGCGAAGAAGGCTGCGGGCGAACCGCTCACGCCGGCGCAGATCACGAACCTGGCGCGCACTCAACGAGCGTTGGCGATGACCGCGGCGAAACTGCGTGAACTCGCAGCCGAGCTCGGGCCACTACTCGAGGATTCGGTGCGCGAAGTCGTCGAACGCACCGCGGATCTCACCACCGCTGTTGCGGCGTCCCAGATGCCGCCCGTCGATTCGAAGCTGCTCCCGTCGTTCACGCGTGTCGACCAGTCGGCACTTGAACAGATCATCGAACGGTCCCTCGGTCAGATCCACGCCTCATCACTGCCGCTGTCGGATGAAGCTGTCGACGCGATGAAGAGTGCACTGATTCGCGCAGTCCCCAGTGGCTGGCATCCGGACAGGGCAGCACGGGAGATGCTCAAACGGGCACGCTCAGGGTTCAACGGGGGACTCACACGGGCGCTCAGAATCGCCCGCACCGAACAGTTGGATGCTCATCGGGCTGCGAACCGGGCACAGAACATCGCCAACCCGACTGTGACCGCGGTCGTGTGGCATGCAGAACTCTCGTCTCGCACGTGCCCGTCGTGCATTGCGAAGCACGGAACCGAATATCCACCCGACACCGAAGGCCCGTTCGATCACCAGAACGGCCGATGCACGTTCATCCCCAAAACAAAGTCGTGGCGCGACCTCGGATTCGACATCGACGAACCACCCGACATCATCCCCTCGGCAGAGGACTGGATAGCGAACAACCCTCACGACGCTGTTGCCGCCCTCGGTCCCGACCGGTACCGGATGCTCCAAGACGGGCAGATCAGCCTTGCCGACATGGCCCGCCGTGTCGACAACCCCGATTGGCGTCCCTCGTATCAGGCAACCCCACTCGCAGACCTCCGCAGGAAGGCGAACCCATGA
- a CDS encoding RusA family crossover junction endodeoxyribonuclease, with the protein MTELAIDVHKAYWISDNDRLHWADKAKRTKHIRQLARYTAKQQKLVLPTPVIVIAEIGFRTGGRADPGNASLAVKACLDGLTDAGAWPDDDSRHVLGPDYRRGPKAPDKDRYRIHLKFIPQHVPF; encoded by the coding sequence ATGACCGAGCTAGCCATCGACGTGCACAAGGCGTACTGGATCTCGGACAACGACCGACTGCACTGGGCAGACAAAGCGAAACGCACAAAGCACATTCGGCAACTCGCACGCTACACAGCCAAGCAGCAGAAACTCGTCCTCCCGACACCCGTGATCGTCATCGCCGAGATCGGATTCCGCACAGGCGGCCGAGCCGACCCAGGTAACGCATCACTTGCGGTCAAAGCATGTTTGGACGGTCTCACCGACGCCGGCGCATGGCCCGACGACGACAGCCGACACGTCCTCGGCCCCGACTACCGCCGCGGACCCAAAGCACCGGACAAAGACCGGTACCGCATCCACCTGAAGTTCATTCCGCAACACGTCCCCTTCTGA
- the terL gene encoding phage terminase large subunit, producing the protein MSVDWMTALADKLESQGQDLHRWETPGELARAIEPNTVQTPALDVIDQALVDVEAGRNDRLILNLPPQEGKSTRVTTFGPLWFLTRNPDRRVAVVSYAQDLAEEFGRNIRNHIEDNQGDEGSLDLGLRIAADNNAIRRFRIAGRQGGVRAVGLSGGLTGKAVDALFIDDPISNLEQAFSKTYRERAWNFWTSVANTRLAPGAPVILVLTRWHEDDLAGRLLKAEDADRWRVINIPAQAEENDPLGRKPGEWLQSARRRTVEQWEQIKTAVGPKVFQSLYQGNPTVDDGGVFPKEWERYEQPMWVERPDGVRIVPGLAENGYEVAQSWDLTFSDTDGSDFVVGQTWLRVGINAYLVDQVRERMNFKTTVDAIKSMSARWPQATMKLVENKANGPAVINALQHSIPGLVPVEPQGSKMSRASAVSPLAFSKNIILPSSQLFPGVDDLIEEARAFPDGVHDDCVDALSQAINNLLLHPLIDQEQLVAEEFADDAIPISYF; encoded by the coding sequence ATGTCGGTCGACTGGATGACAGCACTGGCCGATAAGCTCGAGTCGCAGGGCCAGGACTTGCACCGCTGGGAAACCCCTGGCGAACTAGCCCGAGCGATTGAACCGAATACCGTGCAGACGCCTGCGCTCGATGTCATCGACCAAGCACTCGTAGATGTCGAAGCAGGTCGCAACGACCGGCTCATCCTGAACCTGCCACCCCAGGAGGGGAAGAGCACCCGCGTGACCACGTTCGGGCCACTCTGGTTCCTCACCCGCAACCCTGACCGTCGTGTCGCAGTCGTGTCCTACGCCCAAGACCTCGCCGAAGAGTTCGGACGAAACATTCGCAACCACATCGAGGACAACCAAGGCGACGAAGGCTCACTCGACCTCGGGCTGCGCATCGCCGCGGACAATAACGCAATCCGTCGCTTCCGCATCGCCGGCCGTCAAGGTGGCGTCCGTGCAGTCGGACTATCCGGTGGACTCACCGGTAAAGCAGTGGACGCGCTATTCATCGATGACCCGATCTCAAACCTCGAACAAGCGTTCTCCAAAACCTACCGAGAGCGTGCATGGAACTTCTGGACCTCCGTTGCGAACACGCGTCTCGCACCCGGCGCGCCCGTAATTCTGGTGCTCACCCGATGGCACGAAGACGACCTCGCAGGGCGGCTCCTGAAGGCCGAGGATGCCGACCGCTGGCGAGTCATCAACATTCCCGCCCAGGCAGAAGAGAACGACCCCCTTGGCCGCAAGCCGGGGGAGTGGTTGCAATCGGCTCGCCGCCGCACTGTCGAGCAGTGGGAGCAGATCAAGACCGCTGTCGGGCCGAAGGTGTTCCAGAGTCTCTATCAAGGAAACCCCACGGTCGACGATGGTGGCGTGTTCCCGAAGGAGTGGGAGCGCTACGAGCAGCCGATGTGGGTCGAGAGGCCCGATGGGGTACGAATCGTCCCCGGTCTCGCAGAGAATGGCTACGAGGTCGCCCAGTCCTGGGATCTCACTTTCTCCGACACTGACGGTTCAGACTTCGTGGTCGGGCAGACATGGCTGCGCGTGGGTATCAACGCCTACCTTGTCGACCAGGTGCGCGAACGCATGAACTTCAAGACGACAGTGGACGCGATCAAGTCCATGTCGGCACGCTGGCCCCAAGCCACAATGAAGCTTGTTGAAAACAAGGCCAATGGCCCTGCAGTCATCAACGCATTGCAACACTCAATACCCGGCCTCGTCCCGGTCGAACCGCAAGGCTCGAAGATGTCGAGAGCATCAGCGGTGTCCCCGCTCGCGTTCTCGAAGAACATCATTCTCCCGTCGTCACAGCTATTCCCTGGCGTGGATGACCTGATCGAAGAGGCGAGAGCCTTTCCAGACGGAGTTCATGACGATTGTGTGGATGCCCTCTCGCAGGCAATCAATAACCTGCTCCTTCATCCGCTCATCGATCAGGAACAGCTCGTCGCTGAGGAGTTCGCCGACGACGCTATCCCTATCAGCTACTTCTAA
- a CDS encoding single-stranded DNA-binding protein, giving the protein MAGETVITVVGNLTSDPELRFTPNGAAVSNFTVASTPRIFDRQRNEFVDGETLFLRCSAWKELGENSAESLQRGTRVIVQGRLKSRSFETKEGEKRTVMELDVDEVGPSLRRATAVVTKTQGGGGSSGQQSGGNFGGQQSQQGGGWGNQQQAQQSPAWGSNPGAADADLPPF; this is encoded by the coding sequence ATGGCAGGCGAAACAGTCATCACAGTGGTCGGCAACCTCACGAGCGATCCGGAACTGCGCTTCACTCCGAACGGAGCCGCGGTCTCGAACTTCACTGTCGCATCCACGCCGCGGATCTTCGACCGGCAACGCAACGAGTTCGTCGACGGCGAGACCCTATTCCTCCGCTGCTCGGCATGGAAAGAGCTCGGCGAGAACAGTGCGGAATCACTACAGCGCGGAACTCGCGTCATCGTGCAGGGCCGCCTCAAGTCCCGTTCGTTCGAGACGAAGGAAGGCGAGAAGCGCACCGTCATGGAACTCGACGTCGACGAGGTGGGACCATCCCTTCGCCGTGCGACTGCCGTTGTCACGAAGACTCAAGGCGGCGGAGGTTCCAGCGGTCAGCAGTCCGGCGGGAACTTCGGTGGACAGCAGTCCCAGCAGGGAGGCGGTTGGGGCAACCAGCAGCAGGCGCAACAATCACCAGCGTGGGGGAGTAACCCGGGAGCAGCCGATGCAGACCTTCCGCCATTCTGA
- a CDS encoding phage regulatory protein/antirepressor Ant, giving the protein MPNANDTSLVEVIDGEPRVSTTTIADKTGNGHRGVIQLVRANLADLESFGRVAFEIAPLQTAGGVQRREVAQLNEQQGTLLITYLKNTPSVRELKLKLVQDFYAMRQMLMEQNKTPALTEDEIVLQALQITNRKVKALEAKVAEDAPKVDYVDTFAADDDKILFRTVASSLDMTEKALRQLLIAKGWIYAEETTRWSEKRQEKVKITRYSEYSHKKLYFYRRLENDAPRFRGEVMWTLKITPAGASAIARLVKNTEVAA; this is encoded by the coding sequence ATGCCTAACGCCAATGATACCAGCCTCGTCGAGGTCATTGACGGGGAGCCGCGAGTCTCAACCACCACGATCGCAGATAAGACCGGGAACGGGCACCGCGGAGTCATCCAGCTCGTGAGAGCGAATCTCGCGGACCTTGAGAGCTTCGGAAGGGTCGCATTTGAAATTGCACCCCTCCAGACGGCCGGCGGAGTCCAGCGCCGAGAGGTCGCCCAGCTCAATGAGCAGCAGGGAACTCTGCTCATCACATACCTCAAGAACACCCCGAGCGTCCGAGAGCTCAAACTCAAGCTGGTCCAGGACTTCTACGCCATGCGACAGATGCTCATGGAACAGAACAAGACTCCCGCCCTCACCGAGGACGAAATCGTACTGCAGGCTCTGCAGATCACCAACCGCAAGGTGAAGGCTCTCGAAGCGAAGGTCGCCGAGGATGCGCCGAAGGTCGACTACGTGGACACGTTCGCCGCCGATGACGACAAGATCCTCTTTCGCACTGTCGCATCCAGCCTCGACATGACCGAGAAGGCGTTGCGACAGCTGCTGATCGCCAAAGGCTGGATCTATGCCGAAGAGACCACCCGCTGGTCGGAGAAGCGGCAAGAGAAGGTCAAGATCACGCGGTACTCGGAGTACTCGCACAAGAAGCTCTACTTCTATCGCCGACTTGAGAACGATGCCCCACGCTTCCGTGGCGAGGTCATGTGGACGCTCAAGATCACCCCGGCTGGAGCGTCAGCGATCGCCCGCCTCGTCAAGAACACGGAGGTTGCGGCATGA
- a CDS encoding WhiB family transcriptional regulator, with translation MQTFRHSDDWEGAVCAQLGAEVADELFFPSTPDRAAQAVATCWTCPLRAICASRSLEEERGKPATERFGIRGGLTATQRAQLDPGKICPDCGSPVITKSPHCDDDREIHRLKHRREYERERRKDAA, from the coding sequence ATGCAGACCTTCCGCCATTCTGACGACTGGGAGGGAGCGGTCTGTGCCCAGTTGGGGGCGGAGGTGGCAGACGAATTGTTCTTCCCCTCCACCCCCGACCGGGCGGCCCAGGCCGTCGCCACTTGTTGGACGTGCCCACTCCGCGCAATCTGTGCCAGCAGGTCACTCGAGGAAGAGCGCGGCAAACCCGCAACCGAACGGTTCGGGATCCGCGGCGGCCTCACCGCCACACAACGTGCCCAACTCGATCCCGGGAAGATCTGCCCCGACTGCGGTTCACCCGTCATCACGAAATCACCCCACTGCGACGACGACCGCGAAATCCACCGCCTCAAACACCGTCGCGAATACGAACGCGAACGACGAAAGGACGCGGCTTGA
- a CDS encoding phage major capsid protein, whose amino-acid sequence MELDLLAEAEFRTAPNMKQKVLSAAKLFNEAQKGTNLALAQFREAMSTSDFPILLSKGFEVEAIQAQKDAVKEYEAFAIEKKVPDFRPKKLRDLFGNTEFDPVGEGEEYKADTLDELEVEYKVGKFGRRFGYTWELALSGDFTDMADFPRRLGNGATERSNRNVFETFVSETGPRADFFAAVDNKPLSPENLQAAVESFALKEDHRGDLVDTTGLVLLVPPSMQIEANRIINADVLKLKVTEGNKETTTEMQNPFRGLVTVQVAKWLVKIDKSDKRAKTWYLLANKSSDHPAVIHSQLIGHENVDIRTKRDQGNRVGGGEIPFEEGSYLDDTIDFRGRSVDGAAKGLVDADGKALVAYASTGS is encoded by the coding sequence ATGGAACTTGATCTGCTGGCTGAGGCGGAATTCCGCACAGCCCCCAACATGAAGCAGAAGGTGCTCAGCGCCGCCAAGCTGTTCAACGAAGCCCAGAAGGGCACCAACCTGGCCCTCGCGCAGTTCCGTGAGGCCATGTCCACCAGCGACTTCCCGATCCTCCTGTCGAAGGGGTTCGAAGTCGAAGCCATCCAGGCTCAGAAGGATGCCGTCAAGGAGTACGAAGCGTTCGCGATCGAGAAGAAGGTTCCCGACTTCCGACCGAAGAAGCTGCGCGACCTGTTCGGCAACACCGAATTCGATCCCGTCGGCGAAGGCGAAGAGTACAAGGCCGACACCCTCGACGAACTCGAAGTCGAGTACAAGGTCGGCAAGTTCGGTCGCCGCTTCGGGTACACGTGGGAGCTCGCACTGTCCGGTGACTTCACCGACATGGCTGACTTCCCTCGCCGCCTCGGCAACGGTGCCACGGAGCGTTCCAACCGGAACGTGTTCGAAACCTTCGTGTCCGAGACCGGACCGCGTGCCGACTTCTTCGCCGCAGTGGACAACAAGCCCCTGTCGCCGGAGAACCTGCAGGCCGCCGTCGAGTCGTTCGCGCTGAAGGAAGACCATCGTGGCGACCTCGTCGACACCACCGGTCTCGTGCTTCTCGTGCCCCCGTCCATGCAGATCGAAGCGAACCGCATCATCAACGCGGACGTTCTCAAGCTGAAGGTCACCGAGGGCAACAAGGAAACGACCACGGAGATGCAGAACCCGTTCCGGGGTCTCGTCACTGTGCAGGTCGCGAAGTGGCTGGTCAAGATCGACAAGTCCGACAAGCGTGCCAAGACCTGGTACCTGCTGGCGAACAAGTCGAGCGACCACCCGGCAGTCATCCACTCGCAGCTCATCGGTCACGAGAACGTGGACATTCGCACCAAGCGCGACCAGGGCAACCGGGTCGGCGGTGGTGAGATCCCGTTCGAGGAAGGCTCCTACCTCGATGACACGATCGACTTCCGCGGTCGTTCCGTCGACGGTGCCGCGAAGGGCCTCGTGGACGCTGATGGTAAGGCGCTCGTCGCCTACGCATCGACCGGTTCCTGA
- a CDS encoding DUF6093 family protein, with protein MTRIARGRLKVIPPGWSEHHRPTAYGFLTGECTAYTLGGIPDWPAPQEPEVMPVWESAPCSVQFLTQSSRPVLVADGLEVIATHRISVPIAAKWLHYGTTIKVLDNPDDPDLNGREFQVLVAESGTTNWTRDYLCQDVNGQEVRAA; from the coding sequence ATGACTCGCATCGCCCGCGGCCGCCTCAAGGTCATCCCTCCGGGGTGGTCTGAGCATCACCGTCCCACTGCGTACGGGTTCCTCACCGGCGAATGCACCGCGTACACGCTCGGCGGTATTCCTGACTGGCCCGCACCACAGGAACCGGAAGTCATGCCTGTCTGGGAGTCCGCGCCGTGCTCGGTGCAGTTCCTCACCCAATCGTCCCGACCAGTCCTGGTCGCCGATGGTCTCGAAGTGATTGCCACCCACCGAATCTCGGTACCGATCGCCGCGAAATGGCTCCACTACGGAACCACGATCAAAGTGCTCGACAACCCGGACGACCCGGACCTGAACGGGCGGGAATTCCAAGTGCTCGTGGCTGAATCAGGGACCACGAACTGGACACGCGACTACCTGTGCCAGGACGTCAACGGACAGGAAGTGAGGGCTGCTTGA
- a CDS encoding replicative DNA helicase, with protein sequence MNEPTSTDEAELSVLGSILMTGGKVLEEITLTADDFASPRNARAFELMQALWAKGQAVDLVSTGSAIATSNAETKRLLEPAYLAKAMHNTPTSALIGQYQSITREHSIRRRLINATTAISQAVNEVDDINQVIEVARKAIDDAGNVSTTEIRSMAEVEAETIAELNAPPRFTVTPWQDLNHLIGGWRPGALYVIGARPGSGKTLVGLQAAVNMLHRGSVLMCTLEMSQSEIHKRVFSQLLHIPLGNILDSNMTPNEWERLTNRKATNRDRFYVDDNPAQTVEGIRRQARTIQRRHPLSMIVVDYLQLMESTGKSDKKRHEEIARWTRALKVMAKTFDVPVLVLSQLNRESARGGKPTLADLRESGAIEQDADVVLLLHRDEESPDELNMLVAKNRHGMREAITLQWEGHFASVSDRHWRPAIEAA encoded by the coding sequence ATGAACGAACCCACCAGCACCGACGAAGCCGAACTTTCCGTCCTCGGCTCCATCCTCATGACCGGCGGCAAAGTCCTCGAAGAAATCACCCTCACTGCCGACGACTTCGCCAGCCCCCGCAACGCCCGAGCCTTCGAGCTCATGCAGGCGCTCTGGGCCAAGGGTCAGGCCGTTGATCTCGTCTCCACCGGATCAGCTATCGCCACATCGAACGCTGAGACGAAGCGACTCCTCGAACCCGCCTACCTGGCCAAAGCCATGCACAACACCCCCACCAGTGCGCTCATCGGCCAATACCAATCCATCACCCGCGAACACTCCATCCGGCGCCGCCTCATCAACGCAACTACCGCGATCAGTCAAGCCGTTAACGAAGTCGATGACATCAACCAGGTCATCGAAGTCGCCCGCAAAGCAATCGACGATGCTGGGAACGTCAGCACCACCGAAATCCGATCCATGGCAGAAGTTGAGGCTGAAACCATCGCGGAACTCAACGCACCACCGAGGTTCACGGTCACCCCATGGCAGGATCTCAACCACCTCATCGGAGGATGGCGACCAGGAGCGCTTTACGTCATCGGAGCACGCCCGGGCAGCGGTAAGACGCTCGTGGGCCTGCAGGCGGCCGTGAACATGCTCCACCGCGGATCGGTGCTCATGTGCACCCTCGAAATGTCGCAGTCAGAAATCCACAAGCGCGTGTTCTCCCAGCTGCTCCACATTCCGCTGGGCAACATCCTCGACTCGAACATGACTCCGAACGAGTGGGAGCGGCTGACGAATCGCAAGGCCACGAACCGTGATCGGTTCTACGTGGACGACAACCCTGCCCAGACCGTTGAAGGCATCCGAAGGCAGGCACGGACCATCCAACGCCGGCACCCGCTGTCGATGATCGTCGTGGACTACCTGCAGCTGATGGAATCGACGGGCAAGAGTGACAAGAAGCGCCACGAGGAAATCGCACGCTGGACGAGAGCGCTCAAAGTCATGGCGAAGACGTTCGACGTGCCCGTCCTAGTCCTGTCCCAGCTCAACCGTGAAAGCGCCCGCGGTGGGAAGCCCACACTTGCGGACCTGCGCGAATCAGGTGCGATCGAACAGGACGCTGACGTGGTGCTGTTGCTCCACCGGGACGAAGAGAGCCCGGACGAACTCAACATGCTCGTGGCGAAGAACCGGCACGGCATGCGAGAAGCCATCACGTTGCAGTGGGAGGGCCACTTCGCGTCCGTGTCCGACCGGCACTGGCGACCAGCGATCGAGGCAGCATGA
- a CDS encoding recombinase RecT, whose product MNQQNPGTSMVQAVQQTMKAYKGELVSTLPSHLQEKGAGWMSSALASIRRNPQLLQAAAESPHTLINALSEAAQKGLQPGTEEYYLTPRKNKGRNEILGITGYQGEIELMYRAGAVSSVIVETVHANDKFDYVPGRDAKPIHEIDWMASDRGELRLAYAYALMKDGAVSKVVIVNQERIKRAKASSQGADSKYSPWMNDPAAMWAKTAAHDLAKWVPTSSEYVREQLRAERDVAAEEPVPPQPPVAPPQSPAPQQVQDEPFPNDDEYVEGELVDADGVIQGQGA is encoded by the coding sequence ATGAACCAGCAGAATCCCGGCACCAGCATGGTGCAGGCAGTCCAGCAGACCATGAAGGCATACAAGGGTGAACTTGTGTCCACCCTCCCCAGCCACCTGCAGGAGAAGGGCGCGGGCTGGATGTCGTCAGCGCTCGCTTCAATCCGCCGCAACCCGCAACTGTTGCAGGCCGCCGCTGAGTCGCCGCACACACTCATCAACGCACTGTCCGAGGCGGCGCAGAAGGGACTCCAGCCGGGAACCGAGGAGTACTACCTCACCCCGAGGAAGAACAAGGGCCGCAACGAGATCCTTGGCATCACCGGCTACCAGGGTGAGATCGAGCTCATGTACCGGGCCGGTGCCGTGTCCTCCGTGATCGTTGAGACTGTGCATGCGAACGACAAGTTCGACTACGTGCCGGGCAGAGACGCGAAACCGATCCATGAAATCGACTGGATGGCCAGCGACCGCGGAGAACTGAGACTCGCATACGCCTACGCACTGATGAAAGACGGCGCCGTGTCCAAGGTTGTCATCGTCAATCAGGAACGAATCAAACGGGCGAAAGCATCCTCACAGGGCGCGGATTCGAAGTACTCACCGTGGATGAACGACCCTGCAGCCATGTGGGCCAAGACTGCCGCGCACGACCTTGCCAAGTGGGTGCCCACCTCTTCCGAATACGTGCGAGAACAGTTGCGGGCAGAACGTGACGTGGCGGCAGAAGAACCCGTCCCCCCGCAGCCTCCGGTAGCGCCCCCGCAATCTCCCGCACCCCAGCAGGTGCAGGATGAACCGTTCCCGAACGATGACGAATACGTCGAAGGTGAACTCGTTGACGCTGACGGCGTGATCCAGGGACAGGGGGCCTGA
- a CDS encoding lambda-exonuclease family protein has translation MKGITGKRVGYIDPGSDQWMQYMTASKIAAVVGHSPYESRFSLWHRMNGTVPAQVENDELQRGALLEPAVCEWWASMHPDAKLYRSPMYRHPLWEWVAATPDRIVRYGDGREPELLEAKTANNSWEWGEDGTDEIPPYYYDQVIWQLGVFGLEVCHVAALFSGLQFKAYRVEFNADYFARLVGEGRVFMESLWAGEKPSIDALDGHMETYVAIRYLHPDIELEEVEVPFRLALAVQDAVLDKESLERRTNLLKIQLTDLMGGAKDALFEGHKIARRQARGDGTPYVVFPPSLKSIDFTESTAITEGSAAA, from the coding sequence ATGAAAGGCATCACCGGCAAACGCGTCGGCTACATCGACCCTGGTTCCGACCAGTGGATGCAGTACATGACTGCCAGCAAGATCGCAGCCGTCGTGGGTCACTCACCGTACGAATCGCGGTTCTCGCTGTGGCACCGCATGAACGGTACCGTTCCCGCGCAGGTCGAGAACGACGAACTGCAGCGAGGAGCCCTTCTTGAACCGGCAGTCTGCGAATGGTGGGCATCAATGCACCCGGACGCGAAACTCTACCGCTCGCCCATGTACCGGCACCCACTGTGGGAATGGGTGGCCGCAACACCTGACCGGATCGTCCGCTACGGAGACGGACGCGAACCCGAACTCCTCGAAGCCAAGACTGCGAACAACTCGTGGGAGTGGGGCGAAGATGGCACGGACGAGATCCCGCCGTACTACTACGACCAGGTGATCTGGCAGCTCGGCGTTTTCGGGCTCGAGGTCTGCCACGTCGCGGCGCTGTTCTCTGGCCTGCAGTTCAAGGCGTATCGGGTCGAGTTCAACGCCGACTATTTTGCCCGTCTGGTGGGGGAGGGGCGTGTGTTCATGGAGTCCCTGTGGGCTGGTGAGAAGCCGTCCATTGATGCTCTCGATGGGCACATGGAGACCTATGTCGCTATTCGCTACCTCCACCCGGATATCGAACTCGAAGAGGTGGAAGTGCCGTTCAGGCTCGCGCTCGCCGTGCAGGACGCGGTGCTCGACAAGGAGTCACTGGAGCGTCGCACGAACCTCCTGAAGATCCAACTCACTGACCTCATGGGGGGCGCGAAAGACGCCCTGTTCGAGGGACACAAGATCGCCCGCAGGCAAGCACGCGGAGACGGCACACCGTATGTCGTGTTCCCGCCCAGCCTCAAATCGATCGACTTCACCGAATCCACCGCTATCACAGAAGGAAGTGCAGCAGCATGA
- a CDS encoding HNH endonuclease signature motif containing protein: MITTPKWIVNAETGCWEWILYLDRSGYGRLTFAGKRGYYAHRWSYEQHVGEIPDDMTVDHLCFNPACVNPGHLRLLSLPDNSANQRSAIKTHCKNGHEYTPENTYIRPARKHGGQRDCRTCIRERVARYASRKAAA; this comes from the coding sequence ATGATTACCACCCCGAAATGGATCGTCAATGCAGAGACGGGCTGCTGGGAGTGGATCCTTTATTTGGATCGAAGCGGCTACGGTCGACTGACATTCGCAGGGAAGCGTGGGTACTACGCCCACCGCTGGTCATATGAACAGCATGTCGGGGAAATCCCCGATGACATGACGGTAGATCATCTCTGTTTCAACCCGGCCTGCGTCAACCCTGGCCACTTGCGCCTCTTATCCTTGCCCGATAACTCGGCCAACCAGCGGAGTGCGATCAAGACTCACTGCAAGAACGGGCACGAGTATACGCCGGAGAACACCTACATTCGGCCTGCGAGAAAACACGGCGGTCAGCGAGATTGTCGCACTTGCATTCGTGAGCGCGTTGCTAGATACGCAAGCAGAAAGGCCGCAGCGTGA